In Peromyscus leucopus breed LL Stock chromosome 9, UCI_PerLeu_2.1, whole genome shotgun sequence, the sequence AAATGATTTTGATACGgcataaaagtttaaagaaaagatcCAAAGAAGCTGGCATCACCCTcatctctgggggtgggggggggaggctgcagGGTCCCCTGACCAATCACTGAGCCCTTTCTACACTGTTAGCAGCCCATCACTTGAGCTGAGCGGCTggtgacagtttttaaattgtattcCCTTTCTCTTCAGGAAATAAAAACTGAGCATAGTTGCAAAAATGACACAGGACTCGTCCAGGTGGAAGGAAGTCCCTGTCAGGATGAACATTTGACTGGTGAGTGAGGAGGGAccagggagaggggggggagggctCAATATTTAaatggaatgggggggggggctatgaGTGGCAAGAAGTAAATGTATCTGCCGATTTTAACCGTTAAAAATGAACCGTTTtaactgttaaaaatgaaatattagaaCAAATTGAGGGACAAACTTTAGGAACttggggctggggggatggcccagtcagtaaagtggtGGCCGCACAAGTCTGAGGGCCTGAGTCCAGATGCCTAATCCTGCATCAAAGCCGGGCCCAGAGCTGAAGTAACTCCAGTCCCCGAGGAttcgacaccctcttctgaccccctcaGGCTCCAGAAACACacgcagtgcacatacatacattcaggcgaaacactcatacacataacataaaataaggGGCTGGGAGAggtggctcggaggttaagagcactggctgctcttccagaggacctgggtttgattcccagaacccatatggcagttcacaactggctgtaaactccagttctaggggatccgatgccctcttctggcctccatggtcaccaggcatgcatgcatgcggtgcacagacagacatgtaaaCGAAACAGCcatccacataaaaattaaagacacTCGGCTCTTCAGCAGAGTCACAGTCTCCGGGCGGGGGCTGTCATCGCGGGACTGACCGTGTTGCGGTGAGAGTCATTTCCCACGCTGGACGTCGGCACTCTCATGAGAGACTCATTCACAGAGCTTGCACTTCCAGGGTCCCGTTGACGGACTAGAAGAGAAGGAGGTTCCCCAGAGCAAGTGGGCGGGGGACTGACTCATCAACCCTTTTTATCTGAGCGGAGTGAGCTAGAGGCTCCAACACTGGATAAGGAGGGGCCATTCCTGCTTGGGGCTACCCTCAGGCTGAGAAGGCACTTGGGAAGAGACTGCATGAAAGTAACACACAAGAGAGCCTCTGCTGGTTCTGCTGTAACCAGAGTTGTTCCCCcgccctctgccctctcctgtcCTGACCTTTATCCTCAGCTAAAGGAGGAGTTGATCTCTCTCTGTCCTGACCACGCCCTCCTCTCTCAGGCTTGGTTTAGAGAGTGAGATGGACTGGTGAGATTCTGGGGCTCCGTGGTTTTGGGGGAAGTGGGAGATGGTATATCAATTGTGGAGCAAGAGAGGACTAGGCTTCAAGGACAGTGGGGTTTGGGACACAGGGAGGGCAATTCTGAGGGAGAAGAGCAGGTTAGGGAGATTCAGATTCCGTGTCCAAGGGACCCACCCTCAGCCAACACTCACCTGGATAGGCTCTTTTCACATGCTGCAATACTGGCTTCCAGACCCCAGTCATCCAAATTACAGCCAAAGCTACAATCACCAGCAGAGCTACCACGAGTCCTACGAAAAGGCCTAAGAATGAGTGTTTGGGGCCACACTTCCGGTTTGTCTTTGGGGTACAAGGAGTAGTTTCAACTTCTCCGTCAGTACACCTGGGCACACACAAGGAACAAATGATGAGACTTTGTGAGAAGGTCAGATGTGATGAAAGGGGAGTCACCCACTCTGCCCAGCGTCCCTGAGATGGCATTAAAGGAAGGACAGGCTCCTGTGTCTACACTCCAAATGTGTTCCTACATCTGGGCGCACACAGTGCAGACTTTGGGGAACTCTCTGTAGGCATGGTGGCAGCCTTTCTGCCTTTTCTGCAGGGTGTGTGCTGAGCTGCCCTGGGCCACAGGGAGATCCTAAGTTAGGAAAGAGAAGGACACCAGTGTGTggtcaccactgagccatgtctttgTCAACTTTAATAAGCAGACCTTTTTACCAATCATAGTAAATACCACGTGGTCAGGGAAAAGCAAGCGAACTATTTTCCCTCAGCTGAAGTTGAGACTGCAGGGACAGGGTCCTGGGTGAGGCCGGCTGAGTTGGCTCAGGTGCCTCTGAGAACCCTGAgggagccacacacacacacacacacagcctcattATGTTTTTTTGCGGGCTTGTAGCACTTTTGCCTTTATAGGCTTCTGTCTGCACAAGAATTCTGAGGTGATGTAAGTCAACACAAGCCAGGCTATATTCTACTCATTCTCATGCTGCATTCTACAGATAGTAGACAAATCATCTGGCCAAGGGAAAAAGAATGGGTGGGAAAGGCCACGAAGGGATTGGTGGGGGAGAGGGACATGGAGAGATTTGCAGTTGGGcatggagaggccacagcaggatCAGAAGACCCCAACTGCTTAGAGATACCCTGTGGTGTGGGAACTCCGTGGAGtcggaggaaaagaaaaggatacaGGAAGCTTGGGTCTTCTGGGGTTCCCCTGGGCTTGGAGGAGTTCCAGGGCCCCTGTGTCATACTCAGAGCATCTCTGGCAGAACTCGGGAGAGTTTTCATCTTCAAAGGTGCCTGGTTTACACTGACACTCCGTGTCCCGGGTGGAGGTAcagttgctttttatttctttatctgtgGAGTTAGAAGGATGAGTTTTCCTGGTTACTATGGTAACTCGTCCTCATGACACAGTTCCCTCTGCTTCAGCTCAACTGAACTTAGGCAGTAATAACCAGGGCCGGTTTCTATAACACCACAGCCTGGGGCATGCAGAGGATGGCCCCCATGAGCAGCTACCAGTACTCAGAGCCGTACAAAAGGAACACAATTCATGACCCCATGCATCAGATTTGGGAGGAACAGTCTTTTAGATCATGAGGACAGGTGCTAGGGATGCACAGAGGATGATCTTCAAACTCCTGGAAACAGGAAGAGCCTGAAGAAGCGGAGACTGAACTCTCTCACCTAGCAAGAACTCAGAGCCTAGAACAAGAGAGCCTAGCCCAGAGCCAGCCGGGAACCCAGCCTGAACCCATTCAgccattcttttctttgttaccaaCGACGATGGTTAATCTCGATTGTTAACTTGATAAGATCGAGGATCATCTGGGAGacgggcctctgggcatgtctgtggggatttATCTTGATTAAGCTAATTGGGTGGGAAGACTCATACActctgggtggcaccattcttGGACTAGGCTCCTGAGCtgtatgaaaaggagaaagtggacTGGGCACACACATCTGTTCCTCTCTGGGAACGGGAGTTGAGCAGCCGCTTCAAGCTCCTGCCCACCTTGACCATCCCTGCCTCCATGGGCGGTTGATACCCTTGAACTGCGAGCCAGCTcgacccttccttcctccaggtgcTTTGTTCATctctcagcaacaggaaaagaaactaaaacaataaCTACGACCTCAACACTTTGGCAGGCCCACCACAGGAAAGATGAATGCACGCTGAAGTTTCCTGTGGAAAGTTCTAGGAGTGGCCTCGGCTCTCACAGGACTAGAAGGCAGCCATTACTAAGAAAAAGCCAATGGATCCTGAGGGTAAGGATAGAACATGGCATGTCACTTGTAGCTGGAGACTGACTACAGGGACAGAGGGGACACTCTCAGTGGCTCTTTTCCTTTCTAAGCTGGTGTTGCATCCCATGATCCACACTTCTGACTTCAACTTCTAGAAAATGCAAAGCGGGCAAGTTACTACCTGTTGTAACTCAAAATTTGCTCCTGGGTGTCAAATCCATTGCAGAGTCGGGGAGACTCATGCTGGACCCAGAATGGAATTAATGCCCTATTCCAAACATGCAGGGCTCTTTACTCCTTGATACTGGAACTCTGGCTGGAGACCTCGCTGTTCCACTCAGAACCctgtatctacctatctatccatcaaGGCCCGGCTCTAACGCTGTGTGCTCCGTGGAGCCCCACCACTCCTCAGGACAAGTCCTTGCCCACGGGCACCAGGGTGCTTCCTGTTCACCAAGTGTGCCAACTTACAAATCAATGGGCGGTGAAGGCAGTGGTAACGGCCCCATAATGCACCTGGGGGTACTAGGCCTTGCTCTCCACAGGGGCAGAGTAGTTTCTACCTCGTGCTCAATGGATGATTGCAATGATTCCTAAAACATAGCACAGATGAATTCCCCagggtttttgattttttttaaatttttgtctcaTTGAATTAAGGatagggggagaacaggggagggGGGTAAAGATCAAATTGGGCTGGAATGGAGGTTTCCGAGCCCACGGCAGTTATGATTCGCACCCCGCTAGACCCCATCTACGGGAAGGAGGCCCTTTGTTCCACACCTTTCTTACAGACGCTGCAGGGTCTGCATGATTCCAGGCTGTTGGGAGAGCTGGTGTAGTCTATACCCTCCGTGCAGGGATTGCAAGTCCTGGTCTCAGGTGACCGGAAGGAGCctgaggagggaaagaaaaaaaaagatgatgaaggAAACCTCAGGACTTCCAGAGCTGCGGTGAAGACCTGTGTCCTAGTTAGACAGACTGGGAAGGGGAGATCACTACTGAGGAACTGCCTTCCTCAGATtggctgtgggcatgtctatggagcatgttctcttctcccttcctttcttttcttttctttctttctttttttttttaaagatttatttatttattatgtatacagcatatatgactgcaggtcagaagagggcaccaggtctcattacagatggttgtgagccaccatgtggttgctgggaattgaactcaggacctctggaagagcagtcagtgctcttaacctctgagccatctctccaggcccttcttttctttttttttaatgacagggtctcactatgcagccctaactagcctagaactcactatgtaggctagGCAGAAACAGCTCAAAGTAAGACTGGTCTACATAAGCACATTCCAGGATAGCaagggctaaatagtgagacctgCCACCccagtaaaaaaagaaagaggattatGAAAGAATATTATGAACCTTGGTTCATCAACAAAGTAGG encodes:
- the LOC114702690 gene encoding tumor necrosis factor receptor superfamily member 10B-like isoform X2 translates to MGVARTPKSFFTLRASSDKAPPSNGVEIQRGNSSSSRFLRSFGIGNQCKPTSMKSRGRGVPTASAAWAGHTPGPGTHPGLRLWPRVPKTFLELVLLFCILRCIVTAEPVGDLQADLQRAGQRPSEIECPPGSFRSPETRTCNPCTEGIDYTSSPNSLESCRPCSVCKKDKEIKSNCTSTRDTECQCKPGTFEDENSPEFCQRCSECTDGEVETTPCTPKTNRKCGPKHSFLGLFVGLVVALLVIVALAVIWMTGVWKPVLQHVKRAYPVRQRDPGSASSVNESLMRVPTSSVGNDSHRNTEPEEAVSSPTGRKLLGPANGIDEP